The DNA region GTACTTACGGCTTTGGGCCGGAAGGATGCAAAGGTAAATATTGTTGtcctatataaatatacaactaTATCTTTGCGTTGTAGCTTGTGATTGCAACAGCATTGGCTCCTTGGACAACTTCTGTAATGTAACAACTGGCCAATGTAAATGCAGAGCCAACACGTACGGCAGGGAATGCGACCAATGTCGCACAGGGTTCTGGAACTTCCCCAACTGTCAAAGATGTGACTGTAACGGTCATGCGGATATTTGTGACGCCCGTACCGGCGCTTGCATCAGTTGTAGAGATAGTACAGAAGGTCACTATTGTGAGAAATGTGTTAAAACGTTCTACGGTGACCCTAGGATTGGTGTGGACATACCCTGCAGACCTTGCCCATGTCCAGGCAGCCCAGGCTCCAATCATTCGTACGCAGACAATTGCTCGCTAGACCCCTACTCCAAAGATGTCATTTGCGACTGCAAGGAAGGATACGCTGGTCTGCATTGTGACGTTTGTTCCGACAACTATTTTGGAAATCCGGAGGTGCCCGGCGGTTCTTGTCAACCGTGCGACTGCAGcggcaaaattaattacctcacTCCAGGAAATTGTGACCCGCACACCGGCAAATGTAAGAACTGTCTTGACGACACCACCGGTGACCACTGCGAAGTTTGTAGACCTGGTTTCTTTAGATACGGGCCCGACGAACGGTGTCAACGTAAGGAGCCATTCAACTTGATTAACCTAACCGCCTAACCAATTTCTTTGTAGCTTGTCAGTGCTTCATTCTTGGATCCAACGCCACAGCAGGTGCTTGCAATCCAGAAGGTGGACAATGTAACTGCTATCCCAACGTTGCGGGAATCACCTGTGACGAATGTATCGAGTTCCACTGGAAGATTGCCAGTGGTGAGGGTTGCGAACCCTGCGACTGTGACCCACAAGGTTCTCTTAGTCCGCAATGTAACGAATTTGATGGTCAGTGCGAATGTGCTCGTGGTTTTGGAGGTAGACAATGTAATGAATGTATGAGGAATTTCTATGGTGATCCACGACAAGAATGCAAACGTAAGGACAAACTATTATACATCAgaactatttaattagataatgtGGATTTTAGCATGTGACTGTGACCCCTATGGTTCAAAAACAAGTCAGTGTGACATGGTTACTGGCGCCTGCGTCTGTAAACCTGGCATCGGTGGATATAGATGCGATGTATGTGCCAGAGGATACATTGGTGACTCACCTAATTGCCAACCATGCGGTGAATGCTTCGACAACTGGGATAGAATTTTGGGAGAAGTCAGAAGTATGTTTTTATCTTCTTAATTGTTACGAAAATTCAAACGtcaaattgtttttagatAACACCTTGGACATCATTGAAAGAGCTGGGGACATTAAGAAGGTTGGAGCCACTGGTGCTTACACGAAAGAGTTTGAAGACATGCAAAACCAACTGGACGAAGCTGAACAGTTACTCAATAACACTGATGACATTAACGTAGAAGGAATCGAGCAAGAATTGCTGAAGCTGAGAAATCAAATCAACCAAACTGAGTACGGTAAACTGAAGGATGTTGAAGAACTTCTAGACAACACAAAAGAAAATCAGATCTCCACAACCTTGAAGCTGGAAAGACTAAACTTGAAGATGATAGACTTACAAACTAAAACAAAGGAGTTGGAAGAAAACGGCACTCAATTGCAAGAAGCCAATGTAAGAGGAGCCCTGAATTTGATCAAGAGTGCAAAGAACAAAGCTGATGCTGCTGCAAACAAAGCTCAACACACACTGGTAAAATTGATCGCCAAACCACCCTTCAACATTATTTGATTGACTTATTTTCAGGAAACAATCAAAGAAGCAGACGTAGGATGTAAAGCTACAGAGAACCACTTAAATACAACTGAAAAGTTTTACAAACAGCAACTGGAGACCAATAAAAATGCACTGAATTCCattgtagataaaattaaCAGCTTAAACGACCAAATTCCCGAATTAAACCATCTTGTTTGTGACGGAAGTGAGTTTCCTTGTGATGAAATATGTGGCGGTGCTGGATGTGGAAGTTGCGGCAATCAGTTCTCCTGCGAAAACGGTGCCAAACAACTTGCTGAAACGGCAGTTAGCATTGCCAATAATACTGAAACGACGTTAAGAAACAAGGAGTCAGAAGCTAATGAGTTTATTAGGAATATTTCTCACATTAATACGCAAAAAACAAGAGATTTATCTCAGGAAGTATTCGATAAAATAagaggaaatttaatttcgaccAATGACACCTTGAATAACGCCACTGAGTTGCTGAACGATATGAAGGAGTTCTTGGGACAAAACCATACACAACCTGAAGAGTTGAACGAGATTATTGATCAAGTAATTGGaagtttttgttgatttacaACAGGTCTATAACTTTATTGTTTGCAGATCTTGGATACTGAAATGAAGTACAACAGGAGTGAGGTTGAGAAATTGGCGCAACAAATCAAGGAATCGGTGGACCGTTTAGCAAACACCGACAAAATTATTGAGGCCACCAAACACGACTTACAAAAAGTGAACCAATTAAAGATGCAAGCTCTGGAAAGAAAGTAATACACGTTAGGTTTAAAGTTGTTTAGGTGTTAACTGAGTGCATTAATTTCAGGGAGCAATCGCAGAAGCTTCTCAACGAAGCCGAGGAAATAAAAACTTCGTTGAATATAACGAATGAAAAACAGAAGGAGGCCTCTGATGCTATTGACACTGCTTGGAGGGACTACGAACAAGTTGAATCCAGATTATACGaggtacaaattaattaaacttcatTGATtccattataatttgtttgtttatagaTTGGAAACAAGACGCAAGAAGCTCAGGTCACCACATCGGAAATCAGCAACCATATTCACGAGATGAAGCAGAAACTGAACGAGCTTCAAGCCAATACGACCAACAATGGCATATATGCCGACAAAATAATGGAAGAGTCcgttaatataatgaaaaatgccGAAAAAACTCAAGACGACTTCAACCAGTTGAAggataaatacaataatgcgAAGGACCAACTTCACCAGGACTTGAATCGTGTCAAATTATCCAAGGAACGGTCCAAGGAATTGATAACGAAAGCTTTTGCTTTGGGAGACAAGGTCACAAAGACTCTTGAGGACATTCAAAAGCTCGAAAATAGTTCGAGGGACGACTTATTAAGTGTCctcgaaaataaattaaatggacTAATATTAAACATGAATAGATACACTAACGAACTCCAAGGAAAGGTGGATTATTATAAGCAGTGTacgtaattttgtaaatagcAACTTGCAATAAATAActgtatttcagttttaaagagattttttattaattttttaaataagttatactattaacattattttaattgaatatttttttaatatctatacCAATGTGTAATCACTGCCTATTACATTAAGCTATGGATGTATTTATTGAgtgagaaaataaaacaataacttagttgactgatattttatttgccaaaaactaaatacttaatttacttaattaatttttacatattgtaaaattaattgtggtaaaacacatttttcctTAACTTCTTTATTTAGAAACCACAGTTGGATAATTCAGTATTCATAATACAATAAAGGGGAATCAGGGAAGGATAAATAAAAGACAATTCGTTCAGATTCGActgtttattagttattaaaaaaaacacttaatacgtttcagtaaattaaattaatatcagtaGTATGAGATTTCTAACATATTTACACTGGACTAGAACATGTTGctctcttaaaatttaaaacattagtgacgataaaatttatatacacgtGTAGAATTTGGAAACATACAACTACAGAGTTGCTGCCTTAACATTAAGAGAGCTAGAAACAAAGGCAAAATTAATGTACTTGAACAGCTGCAAACTCTAATACAGTCAATTTGTATAGAATCAACCTAGCTaccagttaaataaaaaacaaaaacacttaAAACGGAATGCCTGTGATAAATGCAACACATTTTTGATTCGATTctcacttattaattaaatttacgttGATTCTTTTTTAATCACACACCTTAAACCACACCTGGGACATTaattttgccttttacatatgaaattaaaaatattaagtgtaCACAGTGGGcgaaaaaattaagacagcCATAGTTATTATATTTGGTAACACTTATAAATGGTGAAAATGTATTTGGTTATTTGCTAACTTTATAAACGACACATACTATTCATTAGTTACCAGTgtccatttataaatttaatgaactgATTGCATCAGTATCATACAATGCCTacgttatatatttataaattaagtgacttacaatataaattatgaatagtgctttttgaagaaattttaatccTAGATATTGTCTTAATtgtccaattattttatacccaATCGTAACTTCAGCCaagagtattaattaaatcgcaAGAAATGATATGTACAGCAAAAACGACATTATCCATACAAAAATAAGACTTGAATTTTTTGCCaacgttttatttacataaaatttagccACATCTAACAGTAGGTTACAGTAGAACCTACGCAGACCGAATCCATCTCGAGTGAACGTAAATTCATTACACCCGACTGAAGATAGTACAACAAAAGACTAGAAATCAAAgtcttttttttataataataacttgCAAATAGTacgagaattttataaaattagcggttattttttttttttggacatgcacaaagttaaaatttgtttttaaaacaacggattatatatattgtggacgAAAAGTGTCCATTATTTACACCTCAGTGGACTTAACGGTAGTATtgctttgttgttttttattgaataaacccCCCAAAAAGCCTTGGTGATTATGAAGCCCAGGTTTGACCTTGTTTGCTAATTTGTCAGACCTAGAGCAGGTGCTAGCCGATGTAGATTGGAATGATACAGACATACCACTATCCAAGGATCCCACACTACCTCGACGTTGTGCTTTTTCTCCTGCAACTACATTGTCGTGAATCTACAGTGAAAAGCTCGCCGCATTCATTACACTTACATTGTTCGTGGATGTCCAACAATGAGTTGCTTAGTGCGGATCGCTTTATGTCGTGCGGCACTTCTTCAACGCATACATTGTTTGCGCTGATGGCCGGATTCTGAGAGTACGGACATTGGCAGGGGCAGACCTCCACGTCGGCCACGCCGCTGTCACGATTCTCTGTTCCTGtaacaaaaattgtcaatcagtaacaaatacttttttatacacaaatattatactaacagaatttaagaaattaatatagtggtcattattatagcaaccttttaaaatgttaaatatttcacacataactcttttatttaatgtcaactgttataataatatactattgttgttttatactacCATATTcttatactttaaaatgttacatatatttttctgaattgagctgaacataaatatagcaacttgaattttgaaattaatgattaaatctgtgttatttaatttaacattaacactttgtataatatcctttttgttttataattttggcccatTTTCCGTGGCATAGACTGTTCCTTCAAGCTTATTGATTTGCTGTGatgagttaatttaaatttgtaaaatgtttatgtcgaatttggttataaacgtgACCCCCATGTTTTTTATAGGGTTGATGTCTGGATGggcaagacaaaacatcgatgTTTTGATCTTTTAACCAGTCCGTCACAATGTTGGATTTGTTTGGGAtagttttcatgttgaaacacatttatttattcaatatatggaagcaaattgttatttaatatatccctgtacataaattaGTCTAAGGGGACCTACTTCAGACGAGAATTGaaggattttttcttgttggTTTGGGGTCAAACGAATCCCCATCCACTAACCATattctcacagtccttgaactaatttcagcaagtcctaTTTGCTCCAAATTGGATCCAATCTCAGTTGATGATaagattatattgttttttgacattcgaattatccagttatcaattttctttcaagtttttcgaactCGATGCAATTAGTATACTTAtacctttaatatattttaataaattgctataattatggccacaattgtactttttatttatatttctttaattaaatttaagtcaataaatttttgaacatattcctttaaataaaataacataatttgccttttaaataagtaataaacaaataaataataaaaataaatttataaatgatttttaaaacaacataaacacaatttaacagtaaacaaatataataaatgaaaaaaggaatattgccattttatttttaaaaaaaaagttatataaaaatatcttaaattagggatttttaaattccatatattccattttttttaagtgaatatgaataatttaataaggaaTGAACAAATacagaacaaaaaaataaaaattaattatttacaaatgatattttattgaaaatatataaatacatttatgataaattaatagaagtataaaaaacaacaaatatcaCAGAAAGGTCACCagagtaaaaaataatgagaaattatcaaaatttaacttaaaaaaaatagtattcgtgaatttctaaagaattttgCTAAAACAAACTTCATTATCTGgctaaaaacattaaataatatacataataaattaaaataagctaAATTGAGCAAAGATTGAAATAAAAGgagacattaataaataacaaacacgATATGGCAAAGTTTAAAACACGTAAGCAAGACatgaatatatagaaaaaataagatatgacaatactcaaatatttaatatttaaaaagcaaatttaaaatacgctTTCAGGAATTTCTATTACAGGATACAGCAACCAGAGTTTTGGCTTACCTGTTCTGTTCCCTCTGTTCGACTTCTGCCTTTCCAATTCGGCTTCGATTCTCAAATTCTCCATTTCGTCCATTTCACTGACGGCCTCCTTCAAATCTTCGGCGAACTTGCACCTGTCGTGTTCGTTTCTGGCATTAAATGTAACTAGAACTTTTTGATCTACGCGTTGACTAAGTTGTATGCCGTATTGGTAgtctaaaaaagaaaaaggcaATTAAAGATCCATCCACGTAGAGCCcttaagtaagtaaatatattgGGGCAAAGTACAAGTGAGGTACTTACGTGCAGCTTCAAACAGGGTGACCACCATCCCGCACAGTGGATAACTATTTCTAAAGGAATACGTAACTGAAGACTTCTTTTTGCTGAGTATTTTAGTGATAACAAGCAGATCGTTAAACAAGAAAACTTCTCTTTGGTGTACGCCGGGCCGTTCCTTCTTGTGTATGTCGGGAATCTCGTACAGCCTGCAGTAGCAGACCAATCTCCTGTGCGGCAGAGCCATGTTGGGCTTCTTGCCGACGATCGTGGCTTGCACCTTCATCACCTGCGTGACGTGATCCGAGCCGGGTTTGAATTCATTTGCCTTAACTCTATCGTAAATTCCAGTCAACATATCACTGTCAATGTCGTGACAATCATCAATTCCtcttaaattcttaatgaAGTCGTCCAATCTCATCCTCCTCTCCGGCTTGATGTTCGGAGTGTGCAAATCGGTGTTCAGCATTATTATGGCAAAAGCCAACACGAACACCTGCAAAAAACCATTAACGTTAATTAGTTTCAACGATTGTGGACGTGGTGCAGGACTTACCGTATCCGGGGATCGAAGCCTGGCCACGATGTCGACGTTGCACTGGCAGTACCGTtgcgagaacacctccatgaGCCGTTCGATCTTTTGAGCCTCTCCCGGCATGCGGAAGTGTTGTTGGAACTTCCTGAGGGCGACGTCGACCTGCATGCCGGACAAGTCCAGCTCGGCGGCGAAGCACTCTAACACAGCCATGCAAAACGGATTCTGGAGGTTGCCCAGATATTCCCCGATCATCTGCTTGCTCAAGCCCTTCCTGGAGATCAAGAACCTGGCGACGCCCTGGGGCGAGTTCTCCAAGAACCCTCTGCGGATCAGATACGCGATTCCCTTCTCCGGCTTCTTGTTGAACAGGTTCAAGCCGACGCGGTACTGTCTTTTCCTAATCGTCTCGGAGATTTTGTAGCTGGTGGGCGCCTGTTGGTCGGGCGGCCGCTCTAACGTGTACGTGGATGAGCTGGTGTTGGATATATTGCCCAGGCTGGCCTCCAGACTGGGTTCCGCGTACTCGGACAAGTTGTTGCCCTTCCTTTTCCACACCGGCGAGCCGGAGAACTCCTGTATTCTGTCGGTGGAGATGCTGCTGTCGCTGCCTGAACTCTGAACGCTGGACAAGGAACCGTTCTCGTTGTTCCTGCTGAGCCCGTTCGACTTTTGGTGGCGTTGTTCGATCGATCTGGATGAAATACTGGAGGTCCTCTTTGGTACTTCGGGTGGAACTTTACGACTACTTATGCTATTTCTTGACCTCATGTATCCATTTGACGAGGTGGTTGGCGTGCTGCACGAGCTCGGACTAGCTGTGATTTGGGTGTTGATCGAATCGGACTTGTTATCGGGAGCTGAGTAGTAGTGCTGCAGGGAGGAGGAGGACGAGTAGTTCTCCCAGCAGATGGTCGGAGTGCCGGACTGGCTGCGGGGCATCGGCATCGTGTCGATGTTCCTCCGTTCGCGTAGGGACATCGAACGTACCGGCAGGGCCCGGCAGTCGTGGCCCTCGAAGTTCCTCATGTACTCGCCGGAGCACTGCTGATCCTGTTCGATGGGGCCCTTGCACTCCTCGTTAGCTGCCGGGATTCGGCGGCTGATGCGTTTCTCCGCCTTGGCCATCGCTGTTATGGCTGCGAACTTCTTGAGCAGCGTGTACCGCCTGAACGCCCTCTGGATGGTGAGGGCCGCATCCCTCGCCCTGACGCCTCCATACTTCCGTTCCAGCACTTCGATTTGCTTGTCCAGGATGTCTTGTGATAATTCGTACCTGCTTGAAGAagatttactattaaaattgctTGTAATAATATACTCAGTGACCTACAAAACAGAACACATAGAACCAGTGGTCAGATTTTATTGATTCTTTGACTGATAATGATGATGGGGTACCACATTTTATGCTACCTCTATTTAACGCTTAACATccccaaaatttattaaggtaGGGTTGAATTTCAAGTTCCTGCTTAAGAAACCAATACGTGTTCAATTGGTAATAAGTCTGGAGACATTGCTGGTCATGACAAAAAATTCACATAGAAATTTTGGAAACACTCCAAAGTAACTGAGCTGTTAAATTACCTCTAACGAATATTGAaggaatgaaaaaaatatcaggTATCACAAAAACTCTTCAATAAATCACATTCAAAATCTAATCACTTTTAGTCTTCAAATGGAGGAGTTTAcactctaaatttatttaaaattgatccaCTGGATGAATTCTATTTTCTGTGTCACTGATACACGTGCGCTATAACGGTACTGATGCGTCAATCAGTCTTCTAAGCTGAATCAATAtatccaaataatattatcaattttttagatatgaTTCATGTTTAAACGTAAtcgataaacatatttatcgtGTTTTCATCTAACTAactcaatatttgaaaaaacacGAGGTGGTTCCTTACGTCGTTTGTACTCTGGATCTCTTGAGTATGTCCCCGTTCCTCAGCGAGCCCTTCTTGTGCAGCGGCGGAGCGGATACGGATACGTAGCCGGAATTGTTGGGCGACGGTCGGCAGTAGATGGGACTCGGGGCCGGCGTACTGTAATTTTGGGCCTGCACGAAGTTAGGTGCCTGGATGTAAGTCTGCTCCTGTATGTGGTCCGTCGATCCCATCGAATTCACAATCTGGGACCGCTCCATTTTCGGTGGGAAACTGCAACAAAACAACTTCGATAACAACACGAGCCACATCGAGGTGTATGACTGACATCATTACAAGGTACTGACTAGCATATTGCTGTCGTAGACGAATTTTCTTGCAGATGCGGTACTATATACTTTTGACAGACAATATGCACGTGATAACGACTTTGTAACCGGATATCAATCCAGTTTTTTTTAAGGTGATAAGGAAATGAACACCAGATTACTCCCCCTTGTAATCTACTCAGTAATCAGTATGAAAATCTCGCATGCAACAAATCTGTTTTTTACACCTGACCTTGCGATAAACAAACGCCCCTGGATCAAAAATCACAGGCACACAACAGAAATACAGAAAATGCGACGGCACCAGCAATGGGAccgttttaattgtaaatcgGGGCCATCTGGCCATTGAAAAACCTCGGAAACTTCGAAAGGTAGATTATTGAAACTATTGTGTACCTGTATAGGACCCAGTTTCTTTTCAGTTCGTACTCGGCTGACACACAAATTCAATACGATTTTGACGGTCCGTTGATTTTCATTACCATTTTAAGACGCCATCGAATTTGCCATGTTTAAAATGTGTAGTACCGCTTTTTGTTATTGTGTTATTAAAGgcgtatataaaaaatagtattcgtttttatttgtgtACGTAAAACGTCTGGAAAAGCTTATGTAGTATGGTGAATTTCCAGTGGAACACAttataacaacaaattaaaataaacaatcatACGCTGTTTAATGTGCagattttctattttagttCAATGTGTTTTCTACTggtaaaatctaattaaataactgttaTAGACTAATTAATACAGacgaaagtttaattaatttgtttttcgtgaataattaaacttattattaattgcaagcttatctatataataaaaatatcatatttttggataatgttgaaataattttattttaagcaatTATCAAAGCCATAATTAAACCAGTAATTGACAAGAgaaactgaattattttataagaaaattattatatttcctgTGCCTAAAGAACTATATTTCtactttatattcaatttttttttgaagcaattattaaatcagtatttaataagagaaatttataagaaaattattatattttttgtggccAAAGAAGTCATCAGTATAGTTTTAGGTAAtgtccaattaatttaatttgaagcaATGATCAAAGctacaattaaattagtaattgacaaaaaatgaaaaattaactgtttatacaaaaattatttcttttcttgTACGCAAAAAATAATCCATCAGtgtctttttatataatgttcaagtaatttaatttgaagcaATTATCaaggtaataattaaattagtaattgatCTGTATAGTTTTAGAtaatgttcaattaatttaatttgaagcaattattaaagctacaattaaattaataattgacacaaaaaaattaactgcttatacgaaaattatttcatttcttgtacacaaaaaataaaccatcagtgtatttttatataatgtttcaagtaatttaatttgaagcaATTatcaaagtaataattaaattagtagttGACAGGAGAAACTgggttttatacaaaaattattgtatttcttGTGCCCAAAGAAGTAATTGATCAGTATAGTTTCAGAtaatgttcaattaatttaatttgagcaATTATCAaagcaacaattaaattagtaattggcaaagaaaaattaactgtttttacgaaaattatttcatttcttgtacacaaaaaataatccatcagtgtatttttatataatgttcaagtaatttaatttgaagcaATTatcaaagtaataattaaattagtagttGACAGGAGaaactgaattttatatgaaaattattgtatttcttGTGCCCAAAGAAGTAATTGATCGGTATAGTTTTAGGtaatgttcaattaatttaatttgagcaATTATCAaagcaacaattaaattaggaattgacaaagaaaaattaactgtttatacaaaaattatttcatttcttgTGCACAAAAAAGAATCCAtcagtg from Aethina tumida isolate Nest 87 chromosome 1, icAetTumi1.1, whole genome shotgun sequence includes:
- the LOC109608805 gene encoding IQ motif and SEC7 domain-containing protein 1 isoform X5, producing the protein MFGRFWCESLSKIFGQFTSYVRTVLQCQFHFPPKMERSQIVNSMGSTDHIQEQTYIQAPNFVQAQNYSTPAPSPIYCRPSPNNSGYVSVSAPPLHKKGSLRNGDILKRSRVQTTRYELSQDILDKQIEVLERKYGGVRARDAALTIQRAFRRYTLLKKFAAITAMAKAEKRISRRIPAANEECKGPIEQDQQCSGEYMRNFEGHDCRALPVRSMSLRERRNIDTMPMPRSQSGTPTICWENYSSSSSLQHYYSAPDNKSDSINTQITASPSSCSTPTTSSNGYMRSRNSISSRKVPPEVPKRTSSISSRSIEQRHQKSNGLSRNNENGSLSSVQSSGSDSSISTDRIQEFSGSPVWKRKGNNLSEYAEPSLEASLGNISNTSSSTYTLERPPDQQAPTSYKISETIRKRQYRVGLNLFNKKPEKGIAYLIRRGFLENSPQGVARFLISRKGLSKQMIGEYLGNLQNPFCMAVLECFAAELDLSGMQVDVALRKFQQHFRMPGEAQKIERLMEVFSQRYCQCNVDIVARLRSPDTVFVLAFAIIMLNTDLHTPNIKPERRMRLDDFIKNLRGIDDCHDIDSDMLTGIYDRVKANEFKPGSDHVTQVMKVQATIVGKKPNMALPHRRLVCYCRLYEIPDIHKKERPGVHQREVFLFNDLLVITKILSKKKSSVTYSFRNSYPLCGMVVTLFEAAHYQYGIQLSQRVDQKVLVTFNARNEHDRCKFAEDLKEAVSEMDEMENLRIEAELERQKSNRGNRTGTENRDSGVADVEVCPCQCPYSQNPAISANNVCVEEVPHDIKRSALSNSLLDIHEQFAGEKAQRRGSVGSLDSGMSVSFQSTSASTCSRSDKLANKVKPGLHNHQGFLGGLFNKKQQSNTTVKSTEV
- the LOC109608805 gene encoding IQ motif and SEC7 domain-containing protein 1 isoform X1, coding for MRGHASPSPTYRYLPQRQLSPSPRGGHSVTSVNDMCDRTVVRVRRSGMQQERIRVVCTTRRQHVSRLVTVSDVCHTLPPLRKHVTIISFPPKMERSQIVNSMGSTDHIQEQTYIQAPNFVQAQNYSTPAPSPIYCRPSPNNSGYVSVSAPPLHKKGSLRNGDILKRSRVQTTRYELSQDILDKQIEVLERKYGGVRARDAALTIQRAFRRYTLLKKFAAITAMAKAEKRISRRIPAANEECKGPIEQDQQCSGEYMRNFEGHDCRALPVRSMSLRERRNIDTMPMPRSQSGTPTICWENYSSSSSLQHYYSAPDNKSDSINTQITASPSSCSTPTTSSNGYMRSRNSISSRKVPPEVPKRTSSISSRSIEQRHQKSNGLSRNNENGSLSSVQSSGSDSSISTDRIQEFSGSPVWKRKGNNLSEYAEPSLEASLGNISNTSSSTYTLERPPDQQAPTSYKISETIRKRQYRVGLNLFNKKPEKGIAYLIRRGFLENSPQGVARFLISRKGLSKQMIGEYLGNLQNPFCMAVLECFAAELDLSGMQVDVALRKFQQHFRMPGEAQKIERLMEVFSQRYCQCNVDIVARLRSPDTVFVLAFAIIMLNTDLHTPNIKPERRMRLDDFIKNLRGIDDCHDIDSDMLTGIYDRVKANEFKPGSDHVTQVMKVQATIVGKKPNMALPHRRLVCYCRLYEIPDIHKKERPGVHQREVFLFNDLLVITKILSKKKSSVTYSFRNSYPLCGMVVTLFEAAHYQYGIQLSQRVDQKVLVTFNARNEHDRCKFAEDLKEAVSEMDEMENLRIEAELERQKSNRGNRTGTENRDSGVADVEVCPCQCPYSQNPAISANNVCVEEVPHDIKRSALSNSLLDIHEQFAGEKAQRRGSVGSLDSGMSVSFQSTSASTCSRSDKLANKVKPGLHNHQGFLGGLFNKKQQSNTTVKSTEV
- the LOC109608805 gene encoding IQ motif and SEC7 domain-containing protein 1 isoform X3 encodes the protein MAGTDIDINTVLAQKDAIIREQRDQIIRLKRELDGVASERDLLLCENSNLRFELEMVELKRLQDESFPPKMERSQIVNSMGSTDHIQEQTYIQAPNFVQAQNYSTPAPSPIYCRPSPNNSGYVSVSAPPLHKKGSLRNGDILKRSRVQTTRYELSQDILDKQIEVLERKYGGVRARDAALTIQRAFRRYTLLKKFAAITAMAKAEKRISRRIPAANEECKGPIEQDQQCSGEYMRNFEGHDCRALPVRSMSLRERRNIDTMPMPRSQSGTPTICWENYSSSSSLQHYYSAPDNKSDSINTQITASPSSCSTPTTSSNGYMRSRNSISSRKVPPEVPKRTSSISSRSIEQRHQKSNGLSRNNENGSLSSVQSSGSDSSISTDRIQEFSGSPVWKRKGNNLSEYAEPSLEASLGNISNTSSSTYTLERPPDQQAPTSYKISETIRKRQYRVGLNLFNKKPEKGIAYLIRRGFLENSPQGVARFLISRKGLSKQMIGEYLGNLQNPFCMAVLECFAAELDLSGMQVDVALRKFQQHFRMPGEAQKIERLMEVFSQRYCQCNVDIVARLRSPDTVFVLAFAIIMLNTDLHTPNIKPERRMRLDDFIKNLRGIDDCHDIDSDMLTGIYDRVKANEFKPGSDHVTQVMKVQATIVGKKPNMALPHRRLVCYCRLYEIPDIHKKERPGVHQREVFLFNDLLVITKILSKKKSSVTYSFRNSYPLCGMVVTLFEAAHYQYGIQLSQRVDQKVLVTFNARNEHDRCKFAEDLKEAVSEMDEMENLRIEAELERQKSNRGNRTGTENRDSGVADVEVCPCQCPYSQNPAISANNVCVEEVPHDIKRSALSNSLLDIHEQFAGEKAQRRGSVGSLDSGMSVSFQSTSASTCSRSDKLANKVKPGLHNHQGFLGGLFNKKQQSNTTVKSTEV